A region of the Myxococcus stipitatus DSM 14675 genome:
TGCCGCCGAAGCTGCCGCACCTGCCCCGTGTGGCGCTGGGCTCCTCCGGCACCATCAACGCGGTGGTGTCCTTCGCCTCCAGCGAGAGCAGCGGCAACGCCACCGTGCGCCAGCTCACCCAGACGGTGGAGACGCTGGCGGGGATGCCTCCGGACCGGCGGCGCAAGCGCTTCGACCCCAAGCGCGCGGACATCATCGTCGCGGGCGCCGTCATCCTGGAGGGCGTGGCGAAGTACCTGGGCGTCGAGTCCGTCAGCGTCGTCAACCGGGGCCTGCGCGACGGCATCCTCGTCGACCTGCTCTACCGGCAGGACGCGCAGCACCAGTCGGAGGACCACAGCCTGGCGGACGCGGCCATCGCCATGGGCGAGCGCTTCCACTTCGACGAGAAGCACGCGCGCCAGGTGGCATCCCTCGCGCTGACGCTCTTCGATGACCTGGCCGCCCTGCACCAGCTGCCCTTGTCGGTGCGCCCGCACCTGGAGGCGGCCGCGCTGCTCCACGACATCGGCCACTCCATCAACTACGAGCGGCACCACAAGCACACGTACTACCTCATCCGCCACTCGGACATCCCGGGCCTGGCGGACCGGGAGCGGGAGCTGGTGGCCCGCGTCGCGCGCTACCACCGGCGCAGCCCCCCGGAGCTGGCGCACTCGGGCATGGCGGGACTGACGCCGCTCGAGGCTCGCACCGTGCGCAAGCTCGCCACCCTGCTGCGGCTGGCCAACGCGCTGGACCACAGCCACCACCAGCCCATCAAGGACTTCAAGGCCACCAACGGGCGCGACGGCGTCGCCCTGCACCTGCACGCGCGCCAGCCGGTGGACCTGGAGTTGTGGAACGCGGAGCGGGAGATGGCCCACTTCCGCCGCGTCTTCGGCAAGAAGCTCACCTTCCACGTCCACAACGGCGGCCGCTAGCCCCGCTGGCCCCTGGCCGGAAGAGGGCCCGCGCGCGCTTTGCCCGCGCCCTGGCGGATGCCCACGCTGCAAGTCGCGGGGGTCCCTCCATCTCTCGGTGGGCACCTCCTCCACTCGAGGCCCGAGGACGCTCCCGCTCCCGGGGGAAGGAGCATGCGATGAAGGCGGTCGTCTTCCATGGGATTGGGGACATCCGGCTCGACGACGTGGAGGAGCCACGGCTCGAGAAGCCGACGGACGCCGTCGTCAGGCTGACGGCCAGCGCCATCTGCGGCACGGACCTGCACATGATTCGAGGAACCATGCCGGGGATGAAGCCCGGCACCATCCTGGGCCACGAGGGCGTGGGCTCTATCGAGGCGCTGGGCGACGACGTGCGCAACTTCAGCCTGGGCGACCGCGTCGTCATCCCCTCCACCATCGCCTGCGGCAACTGCGTCTACTGCCGCGCGGGCTACCATTCGCAGTGCAACGAGGCGAACCCGAACGGCCCCGCCGCGGGCACGGCCTTCTACGGCGGCCCCGCGCAGTCGGGCCCCTTCCACGGCATGCAGGCGGAGAAGGTGCGGGTGCCCTTCGCGAGCGCGGGGCTGGTGAAGGTGCCCGACGGCGTGAGCGACGAGCAGGCCATCCTCCTCTCCGACATCTTCCCCACCGGCTACTTCGGCGCGGAGCTGGCGGAAATCAAACCCGGCGACACCGTGGCGGTGTTCGGCTGCGGCCCGGTGGGGCTGTTCGCCATCGTCAGCGCCCGGCTCATGGGCGCCGGCCGCGTCTTCGCCGTCGACTGCCACGAGGACCGGCTGGACCTGGCGCGCTCCCAGGGCGCGGAGGTCATCAACTTCGACGAGGAGGACCCGGTGAAGACGCTGCTGCGCCTGACACGGGGCATCGGAGTGGACCGGGCCATCGACGCGGTGGGCGTGGACGCCGAGCACGCCCACTCAGG
Encoded here:
- a CDS encoding zinc-dependent alcohol dehydrogenase; translated protein: MKAVVFHGIGDIRLDDVEEPRLEKPTDAVVRLTASAICGTDLHMIRGTMPGMKPGTILGHEGVGSIEALGDDVRNFSLGDRVVIPSTIACGNCVYCRAGYHSQCNEANPNGPAAGTAFYGGPAQSGPFHGMQAEKVRVPFASAGLVKVPDGVSDEQAILLSDIFPTGYFGAELAEIKPGDTVAVFGCGPVGLFAIVSARLMGAGRVFAVDCHEDRLDLARSQGAEVINFDEEDPVKTLLRLTRGIGVDRAIDAVGVDAEHAHSGPASKRTGTERAEDRREVKEAAPRTHPSGPNWVPGDAPAQVLTWAVEALAKAGTLSIIGVYPAQVHTFPIGLAMNKNLTMNMGNCNHRKYIPKLLELVRAGQVDPTAILSHVEPMGSALDAYRNFDLRKPGWVKVELEPSQLQ
- a CDS encoding Ppx/GppA phosphatase family protein, which produces MPSRHPLQPVLAAIDVGTNAVRLELARPDADGALETLHQERDPIRPGEGVFATGTMPEETAQRLLATLRRYAALCRRHKAQVRAVATSALREARNSAEVVQRVRDESGLNLEVVSGKEEARLICLGVLHRKPPGTRSLLIDIGGGSTEVATAVGEKPDNLWSLGLGSVRLTEVFDASRTVTSKQLRIMRSFVSEVLGKTLPPKLPHLPRVALGSSGTINAVVSFASSESSGNATVRQLTQTVETLAGMPPDRRRKRFDPKRADIIVAGAVILEGVAKYLGVESVSVVNRGLRDGILVDLLYRQDAQHQSEDHSLADAAIAMGERFHFDEKHARQVASLALTLFDDLAALHQLPLSVRPHLEAAALLHDIGHSINYERHHKHTYYLIRHSDIPGLADRERELVARVARYHRRSPPELAHSGMAGLTPLEARTVRKLATLLRLANALDHSHHQPIKDFKATNGRDGVALHLHARQPVDLELWNAEREMAHFRRVFGKKLTFHVHNGGR